The Nitrospirota bacterium region CAGGGTCTTCCGGTTTTTTAATCGTCACTAAGGGCATACCTGTTTTTGTCACTGATTTCCGCTATCAGGAGCAGGCGAAAAAACAAGTGCATGGGTTTAAGATAATTATTGAAACAGGGGAAAGGACAGGCTTAATAAAAGATATTGCATCTGAATACGGGATAAAAAAACTCGGATTTGAAGACAACAGTATAAGCTATCGCACATACAAAAGGCTTTTAAAAAACAAATTAAAACTCAAGGCCTTGCCGAATATAGCTGAAGACCTCAGGATGATAAAATCTGCAGAAGAACTTTTTTATATCAAAGAAGCAGTAAAAAGGGCTGAATCCTCATTTAGGAAACTGCTGTCTTTTATAAAACCGGGGGTTACTGAACTGGCTCTTGCGATGAAACTGGAAAGCCTGCTGAAAGAGGCAGGTTGCAAAATGATACCCTTTGGAGTTATAGTAGCATCTGGTCAGAATTCAGCCCTTCCCCATGCCCGGCCTTCAAACAGGAAACTAAAAAAAGGAGACCCTGTGCTTTTTGACTGGGGCGGGGAATATGAAGGCTATTTCTCTGATATAAGCAGGACGGTTTTTTTAAGCGCAGCCTGCATGGGAGAGCGTGTGGAGATTTACAATCTGGCGCTTAAGGCTCAGGCTGCGGCTGTTAAGACAGTAAAGCCCGGAATAAAGGCTAACATTATTGATAAGGCTGCAAGAAATTTTATAAAGCAGGGCGGCTATGGTAATTATTTCGGACACGGCACCGGGCACGGCGTAGGACTTGCGGTGCATGAAAAACCTTTTATATCATGGCGCAGTAATGACAAGATAGAAAAGGGAATGGTCTTTACCGTGGAGCCGGGGATATATTTGCCGGGCCTTGGCGGAGTCAGGATAGAGGACATGGTGGTTGCCGGCAGGGACAGGGCAGAGGTCTTGACAACCTTGCCGAAAAAACTGCATATAATAGACAGTTAAAAGTGAAAAATTATCCCGAAGTGTCGGGATAACCCTTAACTCTAAACTTTCAACTTGTTTTTTAAGGGGGTTTAAATTTGATTTCAACAAATGAATTCAGAAAGGGCGCCAAGATGGAGCATAAAGGGGATCCGTATGAAATAATTGATTTTCAACATGTTAAAATCGGCCGGGGCGGGGCCATTGTCAGGACCAAGATAAGAAATCTCCGGACCGGCAGTATTGTTGAGGAGGCGTTCAAGGGCGGCGAAAAATTTGAGACCCCTAACCTTGATGAAAAAAATATGCAGTATCTTTATAATCAGGGCGGCATGTATTTTTTTATGGACACACAGAATTACGAACAGTTTTCCCTGACTGCCGGGCAATTGGGAGACAGCATCAGGTTTATCAGGGAGAACATGGAAGTTAAAATCCTTTATTATCATGACACCCCCTTGACTGTGCAGGTGCCTATGTTTGTTGAGCTTAAGATTGCAAAGACAGACCCGGGCTACAAGGGCGATACTGCCAGCGGCAGCAGCAAGCCCGCTACATTGGAAACAGGAATGGTGGTAAAGGTTCCATTTCACCTGAATGAAGGAGATATTATCAGGGTAGACACAAGAACCTCGGAATATATGGAACGAGTGCGGTAACTGCAGACTTGAAGTTAAGAGGTTTCATAAACAAGCTGTCATTCCTGCGGAAGCAGGAATCCAGAAAAATAAACATCTGGATTCCCGTTCCCCGATTACTGCCTTCGAGGACAAGTTTCACGGGAATGACAAAAAACAAAGCATAGAACTTCTATAATATTAAGTTTAAAACTTATAAAATGGAGTAAACAAATGGAACTCAATGAAATCAGACAACTTCTTGAACTTTTAAAAAATACGGATATTACAGAACTGCAGATTGAAAGGGACGGAGCAAAGGTAAAGATAAAGCGGGAGAAATTCATATCATCGTGGGAGGTTTCTCCCCCCCCTGCAAGACTGTCTGCCCAGCCTGAAGTCAAAGAGACAAAAGAGGAAGCGCCGGAGGCGCAGAAAACAGTGACGATAACGGCCCCTATTGTCGGTATGTTCCACAGGTCACCAGCTCCGGAAGCCGCTCCATTTGCCGAGGTTGGAAGCGTTGTGAAAAAAGGGCAGGTGCTTTGTATTATTGAGGCAATGAAGCTTATGAATGAGATTGAAAGCGATGTTGACGGCACTGTATTAAAGATTTTGGTTGAGAATGGACAGCCAGTTGAATACGGCGAGCCGCTTTTCCTTATAGAACCGGCGTAGTTACCTGAATTGTTTTATAACGACATATATGCCTTTGTAAAATTGGCATTTGACATAATGTCATTCCGGCTTGTCCGGAATCGTTTTATAACGGCATGTATGCCTTTATAAGATTGGCATTTGATATTTAGATTTCGAAATTAAAATAATATGGCGCTAAAACAAATGTCATTCCCCGACTTGATCGGGGAATCCATGACAAATAAATTATATGGCACTATTTAAAAAAGTTCTAATAGCCAACAGAGGCGAAATAGCAATCAGGGTCCTCAGGGCCTGCCGTGAACTCGGCATCAAGACTGTTGTGATTTATTCTGAGATTGAAAAAGACGCCCTGCATGTCAGGTTTGCCGACGAATCAATCTGCATCGGGCCTGCGCCGTCTGCACAGAGTTATCTTAATATCCCTGCAATTATCAGCGCCGCGGAA contains the following coding sequences:
- the accB gene encoding acetyl-CoA carboxylase biotin carboxyl carrier protein; its protein translation is MELNEIRQLLELLKNTDITELQIERDGAKVKIKREKFISSWEVSPPPARLSAQPEVKETKEEAPEAQKTVTITAPIVGMFHRSPAPEAAPFAEVGSVVKKGQVLCIIEAMKLMNEIESDVDGTVLKILVENGQPVEYGEPLFLIEPA
- a CDS encoding aminopeptidase P family protein, coding for MQRKAILRKKLPELYIDGLLITDLNNLRYITGFTGSSGFLIVTKGIPVFVTDFRYQEQAKKQVHGFKIIIETGERTGLIKDIASEYGIKKLGFEDNSISYRTYKRLLKNKLKLKALPNIAEDLRMIKSAEELFYIKEAVKRAESSFRKLLSFIKPGVTELALAMKLESLLKEAGCKMIPFGVIVASGQNSALPHARPSNRKLKKGDPVLFDWGGEYEGYFSDISRTVFLSAACMGERVEIYNLALKAQAAAVKTVKPGIKANIIDKAARNFIKQGGYGNYFGHGTGHGVGLAVHEKPFISWRSNDKIEKGMVFTVEPGIYLPGLGGVRIEDMVVAGRDRAEVLTTLPKKLHIIDS
- the efp gene encoding elongation factor P, with the translated sequence MISTNEFRKGAKMEHKGDPYEIIDFQHVKIGRGGAIVRTKIRNLRTGSIVEEAFKGGEKFETPNLDEKNMQYLYNQGGMYFFMDTQNYEQFSLTAGQLGDSIRFIRENMEVKILYYHDTPLTVQVPMFVELKIAKTDPGYKGDTASGSSKPATLETGMVVKVPFHLNEGDIIRVDTRTSEYMERVR